In Marispirochaeta aestuarii, the genomic window ACTGGTAAACATCAGACGGCCGCCCATCTGCTCCACAAGCTGCCGCGCAATGGTCGTACCAAGACCGGTACCGCCGTATTTTCGCGTCTCGCCCCCGTCGACCTGGTAAAAACTGTCGAATATATGGGGCTGGGCATTCGGAGGGATACCGATTCCCGTGTCGCTGACTTCAAAGTGCAGGTTGCACCTGCCTTCGTTTATGCTGCTGTTGACCGCCAGGACGACCTCCCCCACCTCGGTGAACTTGACGGCATTGCCCAGGAGATTATTCAATACCTGCCGAATCCTCAGGGAATCGCCGAAAAGAAAGCGAGGGAGCATATCAGTCCTGTAGAGACTGAAGGCAATACCCTTTTTTGCGGCCAGGGCCGCGTGGGTGTGGGCCAGGGAATCCAGCAGGCCGTTCAGTTCGAAGGGTTTCGGTTGAATAACCAGCTTTCCCGCTTCTATCTTGGATAGATCCAGCACCTGATTTACCAGAGTCAGCAGTGTCTCTGACTCTTCCCGGATCATCCGGGCGTAGCTTCTTCCCTGGTCGGGATCCACAGTTTCCGATGCAACCTCGCTGAACCCGATAATACAGTTCAGGGGGGTTCTCATTTCGTGGCTCATGCGGGCGATAAAAGCCGAACGGGCATTCTCCGCATTCTTGAGTTCGGTAACATCGTGTCCGAAGGAGATAATCTCCCTGACCTTTCCGTTTTCATCCCTCACCGGGAGCAGAATATTATCGATATAACAGACATCCCCGCAGCCGTGGCAGGTGATAATCCCGCTTAAGGCTGCCATACGTTCAAGGGGGTCCTCTGAAAGGGGGAGTCCTCTTTCTCTGACAACGGGATCCATCAACTCCATCAGGTCCCGGCCGGCAGCCTTGGTATAGTTCAGCCCGAAACGGTCTCGAAAGTGACGGTTCATATAGATGATCCGTCCCATGCTGTCGGTTTTGGCAACCAGGGATCCGGCATCCATGGCCCGCCTGTAGGCCTCGAGAAATTGACCTGTTGTATAGAGTTTTCGCTGCTGCTCCCGCTCCTCGGTCTTGTTCCGCAGAATCAGAAGCACATCCGCTTCCCCGGCGGCCACAAAGCGAAACTCGAAGTAGAACCCCCGTTCTCCCTCAAAACGGTACTCGAACAGGGTTTCCCGATGCTGTTCCAGGGCGAGATCGGCATAATATCCGATCTTGTAGGCCAGCTCCCCGGGGAAAATCTCATCAGCCCGGCCGGGGAACTCCTGTCTGGTAAAAATCCGGGCCGCATCGGGATACACCTGGACTGAAGTGACAATACCGTCCCTGTCGACCTGCAGAATGGAATCGGGCAGAGCCTTCAGGATTGCAGACTGAATACGTATACTTTCCAGCAGCCGTTCCTCAGCCTCCTCCTTGCGCACTTTATACGCCGCAATGAGTATGGAGAAGGGAATCAGCACCAGGGAGATACCACCGAACCATGCAATATGCGCATAGAGCTGATAATCGAAAAGAGCTTTCTGGTCAGAAACCGGCAGCATGGTAACAAGGGTAAAGATATCGGAGTAGATCTTTATTCCTCCGCTGCTCCTGAATCCGGAAAACATGAAACGCCTGGCGACCAGAAGATCGCCGTCAATCCAGTAGGCCCGGGGTTCGGCATTGATCAGTTTCCGCAGGGCGTAGGGTTTCGGCAGGGAGGTCCCGTTGCCTTCCAGATCCAGGAGTGTCCCCAGGGAGGTGAAGATATACCGGCTGAAGGAGTCGCTTCCGTTCTGCAAGTAAAAAAGGTTCCGAAGGGAATTGAAATCCACAACCAGCTGCAGGAAGTACCGCGAAGCTCCTTCGGAACGGTCAGAAACCGGCATCCAGAAATAGACCAGGGGGTTCTGGAGAGGTTCTTTCCAGAGGGCCGCCGAGCCGGATCCTTCAACATTGATCAGGAGTTCCTTGTCGGCGAGCATACGAATCCGCGCCAGCAGATCGGTCGTCAGCGGCTGATCTGTCCTGGAAAAACCGGGAGATACCGCAGATCCGACGAGCTCGCCCTGGTTATCAAAATAGCTGATACTGCGATAACGGGATTTGCCGGTCAGAAGCAGGCTGAGGGCATGCTCGTCAACGGCAGGAGCTTTGCTGTCCGGCGACCCGAAAATAATGTCCGAGGCGGACAGAAAAAGGCAGTCTCCCATTACTTCTGAAAAAAAGGCACCCAGCATATTCGTGTAGAATTCGCTGCGGCCTTCCGCCTCCGCTTCCATCATGTGGCGGTAGTTCATATAGTTGTTCATGTAGAAGATGGCGACCAGAATCAGAACTAGGCTTGCGAAACCGAGGAACAGGGAAGTCGCCAGTGCCCCCAGGGACATTCTGTGATGGAATGCTTCATAGGAGGATGAGCTGTTTTTCATTGGGAGGTTTTCAGCTTATCGAGCTCCGTCTGGGCCCATTTCAGCGAATCGACTGAAATATTTCTGCCGGATAATACCGTGGAGAAAAAAACACTTTCATATACATGCTTGACGTTCCCCCACTCGCCGTACTCGAGGGGAATCTCCCGGGTTCTTCCGGAATCCAGTACATGCAGGCCGTAACGTATAACCCGGGCCAGGGGTTCTTCTCCAAGGTAGTCGGAAGCTTCCAGGACCGTGGGAATGAATCCCCCGACCCCCTTGGAAATGCGGGCCTGGACCTCGGGCCGGGTCAGATACTCGACAAGGGCCAGGGCGGCTTTTGCATTTTTTGTTCCCCCGGGAATTCCCACCGCACTGAATCCCGATACGGAACCCATCCCCGCCGGCCCGGAAGGAGCGGGGTAAACATCAAAATTGCCCGGGGACTCCTGGAGAATACTTCCCGCATGGGCGCAATGGGCAAAGGCAAACCAGGCACTCCCATCTACAAGGGGATCGATTACCGTATCAAAGTTCTCTATCAGCGGATGAAACACCCAGCGCATTCCCTGCAGCAGACGCAGCGCCTCGAGGGCAGCTTCGGAGGTCAGATCAGGGAAACCTCCGCCATAGGAGAGAATCGGACCTGCCATAAAATAAACAAGGCTCTTGTTCGGTACCCCGGTTACCGCCAGCAGTCCCCTGCCCTGCTGTCGGGATGCTCTCTGGATCCACTCCGCCACCTGGGGCCAGGTAATGTTTTCGCCATCCGCCCCGACAGGTCTGGCGGAAGCCGCCTCTCTGGAAGCAATCAGCAGATATACATCCGCACCCAGGGGAAGAAAGTACTCCCAGGTATCCTTCCTTTCGGTTCCCAGATGCTTGAACAGAAAGGTGCGATCCTCGAATAACTTTGACTGCTCCCGTAAATCGACAAAATCGATGGCATCTGCAAGGGAAGCGAGTCTGTTGCCGTAGAAAATAATGAGGTCGGCCTCGGATAATTCTCCGCTCTCCGCCATCCTGTCCATATCCGTATCCGTATACAGCAGAAGCTCAGTTTCGATTCCGGTCTCGGAATAGAAACGCTTCAGTTCTTCCCGAATGAAGGTCTGTTCCCTCAGGGGAGTCCAGAGCCTGGAATAGATCTGCAGGGGAGTTTCCGAGCCTGTCCGGTCCCGGGAACATCCTGCCAGGGCAGAAAATATGAGAAGAATGATTAAGTACCGGCCGTATCTGGACAAAATCGGCTCCTGAAAGACCATGTTTTTTACGATAATGATATCAGGTATGATACCAGATAACAGGGATTTCAAGCAATGGGAGGGACTTATGCGCAAACGATCTGTGGCTGTCGGCTCGGGAAAAGGCGGAGTCGGAAAAACAACTACAGCTGTCAATCTGGCCATTTACTATGCGAAGCAGGGCTATGCCACGGCTCTGATAGACCTGGATCCCCTCTCCAATGCCGCTACACTGCTGGATGTGGAGGACGGATACAATGACGCGGGCCTTGATCCGGAGGCCTCCCTGGACGCCTTCATTCTTCCCATATTCGACAACCTGGACCTTCTCTTTCCCGGAAAAAAAACCGGCCCCCGGGATTCCCGTATTATCAGAGAACTCCTTTTTGAAACCTTCTCCGCAGCCCTGACTTCAGCCTATGACCTTCTGATCTTCGACCTGCCCGCAGGCCTCGATGAAGAGGAAAACCTCGCATTTCTGCCCCACATCGACAACCTGATTGTGGTAACAAACCCGGAACCCACCGCCCACGTTGCGGCGGGGGCCTATATCAGGGCAGCCCTGGCCAAGGCGCCGGATATAAACCTGTATGTGTGGCACAACCGCTTTTCTCCACCCAGGGGGGGAGGCATAGTATCCCGGGACGTCATCGGAACCTACAACCGGAACATGCCCGCGGAAGAGCGGCTGGATGAAAAACTGAAAGAGTCGATTCAGGGGATAGCCTTTGTTCCCGAAGACCCGGCTCTTGACCTGCTGCAGGGGACCCCTTCGGCGATCATGAATATTCACAGGTCACTGCTCAGTGTTGTGGGGCAGCTTATCGAGGAACGGACGGAGCTGCTGGTTCGCCCCCTGCCCTTCAGCAAAGGCATGCGCCGCCTGCTCAGCTTTTACCTTTCAGGCAGCCGTCAGGAAAAGGAAGAGGATTTTCTTGCAGGGTTCGGAGAGTATGTCTCCGGGCTTCTCAACTCCGCTTTCAACAGGGAAAGCGGCGGAACCGAAACCTTCACGGAACAGGAGCGCAGCGTCCTGGCCGAGACCTTTCGGATGGTGCGGAAGGACCCCTCCCTGGTCCACATGCGGCGGGTGCGGGTTCTGCTGGAAGCCAAGATCGAGGCCCTGGAGGATGAGACAAAACTCTTCTCCAAGGGAGTCCATATCGATCATGATAAAAACATCGACCGGGAAACCGGACTTCTTCTGCGCAGCATCCAGCAATCCGCCGCTGTAAAAGAGCTTCGTCTCAACGCGGGGATACTGCTCTTCTATTTCGCCCTCTACAAGCTTCTGCAGTCGCCCACAATCGTCCGCCTCCTCAACGATTTTATCCCCTTCAGGGAAGGGTCCAGGGGAGAACCGATACGGGACCGCAGGAGTCAGATTACCAACCTGATCCACAGCAGCGAAGAGTACAACCGCCGCTATTTCGGCCTTATCAAGACGATCTTCCCGGTTGTGGGAAAGCAGATAGAAGCGGTCACCCGGGCCTTCGGGCTTCACAGCCTCCTGTTGCGGGACCCGGAGAGCAGAAAGGTAAGAAGCGATCTCTACGCGAAGCTGCTGAGCAACTTTATTCACGACACCCTCTACTCGGGTCTTTCCGTGGTGGTGGGATTCGAGTACCGCAGCGCGGCCATCTCGTTTCAGGAAGGGGCCGATTTTCTGGGGGAGGCCCTTCTTCCCTCGAAACAGAAGAGCGCCTAGGCACCTCCGGAACGCAGAATACTGTAAATCCGGCGCTTTACCCGCAGAAAATCATCCTCCATAACCATCTCCCGGCTCCGCGGACGGGGAAGAGGGATTTCCTCCTCCTCGAGAATGCGGGAGGGTTTTTCGCTCATTACCATGACCCGGTCGGCGATCAGGATGGCCTCGTCTATATCGTGGGTGACCATAAGGACCGTGGTATTCAGGGCGGAAATAAGTCCGGAAAGCCAGTCCTGCAGGCGTTCCCTGGTAATGGCATCCAGGGCGCCGAAGGGCTCATCCAGAAGCATGATGTCCCGGCGGTACAGATAGGTCCGCATAAGAGCCGCCCGCTGACGCATCCCGCCTGAAAGCTGAGAAGGGTAATACTCCTCGAAACCTTCCAGTCCGAAGGGGCCGAAGAGGGGCGCGGCGATCCTTTCCGCCTCCGCCTTCGACATACCCTTCAGCCGCAAGGGTATTGTCACATTCGCCATGACACGCTTCCATGGAAGGAGCAGATCCTTCTGGTGCATGTAGCCTACCCGTCCGGTTTCGCCGTTCACCAGCTCCCCACCGATGACGATCTCTCCGGAATCGGGATGATCCAGTCCGGCGACCAGATGCATCAGGGTGCTCTTCCCGCAGCCGGAGGGCCCGAGAAGGGCCAGGACCTCTCCCCGTTTCAGGGAGAGGGAAATCCCGTCGATTACATCAAGACCGGCAAAGCCTTTCACCACCTCCGAGAGACGGATTATGGATTCTGTGCCCAGAGAGGACTGGTGCTTAACGGGGGAGGAATTCATTGGTAAAGGCCGCCTCCGGAACAAATTCGCCTTCCAGAAGACCATTCTCCTTAAGCCATTCGGCATAACGCTCCCAGACTTCCAGCTTCATCTCTCCCCAGCAGGGCGCCCCGGCCGTGTACTCCCCGGCCAGGTAACGCTGGCTCGCCACAACCAGTTCGCGATCCAGTTCCGGTGCTGCTTCGAGGAGGATATCCGCAGCCTCTTCCGGGTTTTCGACGGCATAGCGGTACCCCCGGGCTGCTCCTGATATAAAGGCGCGAACCAGCTCGGGATTTTCCTGGAGCAGGCCGTCCCGGGCAATGAGGACGGGGGTGTAGTAATCCAGTACCGCCTCGGTGGCCAGGGGAATATAGTTGATATCGATCCCTTTAAGCTCCGCGGCAATGCCGTCCCAGCCACGGAAAATCCAGACAAAATCAATGTCCCCCGCAGTGGCGGCGAAAAAGTCCATCGATCCTATGGGAACGATCTTTACCTTTGAAAAATCCCCGCCGTCTCCTTCCACCAGGGCCCTGACCATGGCTTCCTCGATGGGTGATCCCCAGCCGCCGTAGGCCTTGCCCTCGAAATCCCTGGGACGGCGGATATCCTCGGCGCTGCGGGAGGCGAATCCGGAGGTGTTGTGCTGGATAACCGCAGCCACAGCCTTAAGTGCGTTACCCGCGGCCCGGGCGTAGGTAACCTCCTCCTGGTAACTCACGGCGAACTCGGCCTTCCCCGACAGAACGAGTCCGGCGGCCCCGGTCTCGGGGGGGAACTCGATGGAGACATCCAGGCCCTCCTCCTCAAAGAAGCCCAGATCCCGGGCGACATACAGGCCGGTATGGTTTGTATTGATGGTCCAGTCCAGGACCACCGTTACCGCTTCGGGTTTTTCCGACGATTCTCCGCCTCCTCCGGCAAAGGCCGCCAGGGTCGATACAGCAACAAATAAAACAACAAGTGTTCGTTTCATGATTTACTCCTCAGGTTTGCATACTTCCAGGAAAGAAAAAAACGCTCTGCCAGCGACACGGCGGCAAACACCATGAGGCTGACTATGACGACGACGAGAATGGCGGCGAAGACCCGGGGGGTGTTGAAGGTTTTATATGAACGCATCATATAGACCCCCATGCCCGTCTGGGCGCCAAGCCATTCTCCGATAACAGCTCCCATCACGCTGTAGGTAGCTGCAATCCGCAGCCCGGAAAAGAGGTTCGGCAGAGCTCCCGGGAGCCTCACCTGCAGAAATATCTGCAGGGGTTTTGCCCTCATTCCCCGGAACAGATCGATAAGGTCGGGATCGGTATTCTGCAGTCCGTCTATAAGACTTACGGCCACCGGAAAAAAACAGACAAGAACAACCACCACAACCTTGGCGGTGAGGCCAAAGCCGAACCAGATCAGAAAAAGAGGATAGATAAAAATGATCGGTACCGTCTGGGAAACCACAATATAGGGATACAGAGCCCTTCGCAGGACCGGGAAGAGGTCCATGATAAGGGAAAAGAAGGCCGCCACCAGCAGAGAAAGGATAAATCCGCTCATGGCTGTAAAAAGGGTTACCCCGATGTGGGGCAGCATAAGATCAAACTGCCGGACCAGGGCTGCAGTAATCGCCGAGGGCGCAGGCAGAATGTATTCCGCCAGCCCCAGCAGTCTGCAGAAGGCTTCCCACAGCAGAATAAAAAGCAGGCCCGCTGCCATTGAGGGCAGCCGGTCCCTGATTCTATTGGTCACGATACTTGCCGATCTTCTCATTGAAACTCAGCCCCCCGGGTTTCATGTCCGTCTTGATGACAGCGCCGACCCGGCTGGCCCCTTCGGCGAGGCAGATACGATGAGCCTCTTTGACCAGATCGAAAAGCTGGTCCATCTCCCCCTCGATGGTCGTCTCCATGGGACCTATAATATGGGGAAGGCCCGAGGCACGGATCATCTCTATTACTTTATCCACCGTTGGATAAAGCCGTTCGTCGGGGACTCGTGGCAGTATTTGAAGACTCAGATGCATGGCGGGCATAGACACCTCCCGGATGTTCTTATTCAAAGGGAGGCGATAAAAAAGACTTCCGTCAGCATTAATATGCCGATTGAAGTCTGTGACAAACAGCGGTTAACAGTGACGAACCGTCAATCCCTTCGCCGGTATTATCCGGATCAGGTCAGAAGGTCGGAATCGAACCATTCCCTCTCAGCCGTAACTCACAGCTCCCTTTGACTATAACTGAAGATTACACTAAAGCCCGGAAAAGTCAAGCTCAGTGCGCCGGGCTGTAGAACTCTGCGGGACCCAGTTCCCCTGAAAACGTCATTTTTGACATCCAGGTACGTATTTCCTGACACAGGTCGCATTTGGAGATATACCCTTCCGGGTCCGGGATAAAACCCGAATCCCGACGAGCCTGTTCATACAGCGCGGATATGCCTTCGCTGAGCATCATCAGAAACAGCGGATAGCGCTCCGGATCGAGCTCGCTTCCCAGATCTTCATGATCAATGGTGAATCCAACGCATCCGGGAGGGATGTAATTCCCGTAGAGGTCCATATGGAAGTGGGAGGTCTCACCCGCTTCGGTGCATGCACCGGGATTTGCAGCGCAAATTTCTTCCGCCGAGGAGTGCCGAAAAAAGGGCTTGAAACTTTCCAGGGCCCTGCCGTTCATGGTCAATCCGAAACGCCCCGCCGCTCTCAGCAGGTAATCAGGTCCGAATGCAGCTTCCAGTTCCTCCCTGGTATGCGTCCTTCCATGGTCCAGGGAGGAAAGCTCCCGGTAATACTGTTCCTGCCAGATGAAGAAGTTCATCCCCGCAGACTTACAGGCCTCAATCACACCTTCGGGCTTATACAGAGGGATGAACTCAATGTGAAAGGGACAAATCGATACCATGACGGTATCGCAGCCCGCCGCAGCCAGGCGGGAAAGCTTCTCGATCGCCGAAGCTTTATCGGTAAACCAGGAAGCGTTGGTTTCCAGATAATCAAGCCGCATACCCGCATCCCGGAAAACCCCGACGGTATCCAGCAAATCCCTGAATCGAAGGAAGGGTTCTCCCCCGCCGATATGCATGCCCCTGCAGCCGAGAGACCGTGCTCTATGCAACAGACTGCGCGCGAATTCAGGGTCGATATAGGAGGCATCCCGGCGGGGGGATGATCTGTAGAGACAGTGCCTGCAGGCGGCGGAACAGTTGTAGTTGCTTATCAAACCGCCGGAAAAAAGGGATGAAATCCGCATGGGTCGATTATAGCATGATCCTGCTGTTCAAGAACGAGGGGACTATCCCTGCACCCGTGAATACCCGGGAAGGAATGGGAAACCGGCTTGAATGCCGGCCCGGGAGGTGTTAAATTCATGAAAAATGAATAATCTGAATAGTAAATCCCGTATAAATAGGTACAGACCGCTGTATGTTTCCATTCTGATGCTGATGGTTATCTCCTGCCGGCATTTTCCGATAAGGGAAACAACTATTTCTCCTGATGCCCTGGAAGAGTACAGAACTAATCTGCTCCAGTGGAACAGCATAGCCTCTACCGATAAGGATCTGAATCCGGTTTCACCCCTGCCTGTTGAGCATTACGAGGTTCCCATTGAAGCGCTGCATACGCTGAATGGGCTTTTTTTCATCGGGTTCAGTGTCGTATCTGATGCAGAGGCTGCTGAAACCGGCATAGAGGCCAATCATCATCAGCCCGGCACCGCCCCCCGTCTCAAGGGTGTGCGCAGGGTTTTCATTATCTTCGACGTTCCGGAAAAACCTGAACAGGAAGATCCCGGAATTGCCGGGGTGCTTCTGGACGGGAACGGCTGGGTACTCACCGTGGCTCATCCCTTCTCCAATCCCTCCCTGGCGAATCTTCCGTTGTACGCCCGAATCGGGGAGGATTCCTCCTGGTATAGCGCTGATCACCGCATGACAGCCCGGTCCAGCAATCTCGCCCTGGTCCACTTTGCCCTGAAGGGGAAGAATCTCATGGCCCCGGCCTTCGCCCAGGCGAAACAGGGGAGTCCGGCATTCATCGGGTATAAGGGAACAGAGGAGAAAATCCTGATTGAGAAAACAGAGGAGACCCTCCAACTGGGAGATTCCCTTGTATTCAGGGCGAACCTTGTTTCCAGATCCATCGAGCACAGGGATTCTCTGATCAGCGGACTTCCCCTTGTAAATCAGGAGGGGGAAATTCTGGGGCTCTACTATTACCAGTCCCTGGACGGCAGGTTCAGCGGCTACGCCGGCTGGAAGGAATTACCCGGCCTGATTGATTCCATGATTCATCTGCTGCACCGGGAATTACTTTCAGAACTTCGCCGGACAAATTCCTGATTTGGAGCTTGTATGATTCTTACCCTGGTTCAG contains:
- a CDS encoding ATP-binding protein, whose amino-acid sequence is MKNSSSSYEAFHHRMSLGALATSLFLGFASLVLILVAIFYMNNYMNYRHMMEAEAEGRSEFYTNMLGAFFSEVMGDCLFLSASDIIFGSPDSKAPAVDEHALSLLLTGKSRYRSISYFDNQGELVGSAVSPGFSRTDQPLTTDLLARIRMLADKELLINVEGSGSAALWKEPLQNPLVYFWMPVSDRSEGASRYFLQLVVDFNSLRNLFYLQNGSDSFSRYIFTSLGTLLDLEGNGTSLPKPYALRKLINAEPRAYWIDGDLLVARRFMFSGFRSSGGIKIYSDIFTLVTMLPVSDQKALFDYQLYAHIAWFGGISLVLIPFSILIAAYKVRKEEAEERLLESIRIQSAILKALPDSILQVDRDGIVTSVQVYPDAARIFTRQEFPGRADEIFPGELAYKIGYYADLALEQHRETLFEYRFEGERGFYFEFRFVAAGEADVLLILRNKTEEREQQRKLYTTGQFLEAYRRAMDAGSLVAKTDSMGRIIYMNRHFRDRFGLNYTKAAGRDLMELMDPVVRERGLPLSEDPLERMAALSGIITCHGCGDVCYIDNILLPVRDENGKVREIISFGHDVTELKNAENARSAFIARMSHEMRTPLNCIIGFSEVASETVDPDQGRSYARMIREESETLLTLVNQVLDLSKIEAGKLVIQPKPFELNGLLDSLAHTHAALAAKKGIAFSLYRTDMLPRFLFGDSLRIRQVLNNLLGNAVKFTEVGEVVLAVNSSINEGRCNLHFEVSDTGIGIPPNAQPHIFDSFYQVDGGETRKYGGTGLGTTIARQLVEQMGGRLMFTSTPGKGSRFWFDLSLEAAEDPVVAVKERIEPQGFRIDLKGRRILIAEDYRPNAEVLIQFLKHTGAEILLARNGREAVDLFREEAVDLVLMDIHMPSMDGYEAAMKIREMEKAYRQGRTPIIGVTADAFRRDIQRCFDSGMDRVLVKPLRREKLFRTLAFFFDLPAEYEEEDRELRQNRGLSAGKIMDREALLREVRDEEVADELIQGFIEALGHQIKTVGEARESGDWKTLHREAHSVKGGSAALYAEALRQAALRLEQAAKREDLPEIDAALPEFIAEAERFLQQIQFS
- a CDS encoding ABC transporter substrate-binding protein; protein product: MSRYGRYLIILLIFSALAGCSRDRTGSETPLQIYSRLWTPLREQTFIREELKRFYSETGIETELLLYTDTDMDRMAESGELSEADLIIFYGNRLASLADAIDFVDLREQSKLFEDRTFLFKHLGTERKDTWEYFLPLGADVYLLIASREAASARPVGADGENITWPQVAEWIQRASRQQGRGLLAVTGVPNKSLVYFMAGPILSYGGGFPDLTSEAALEALRLLQGMRWVFHPLIENFDTVIDPLVDGSAWFAFAHCAHAGSILQESPGNFDVYPAPSGPAGMGSVSGFSAVGIPGGTKNAKAALALVEYLTRPEVQARISKGVGGFIPTVLEASDYLGEEPLARVIRYGLHVLDSGRTREIPLEYGEWGNVKHVYESVFFSTVLSGRNISVDSLKWAQTELDKLKTSQ
- a CDS encoding MinD/ParA family ATP-binding protein, giving the protein MRKRSVAVGSGKGGVGKTTTAVNLAIYYAKQGYATALIDLDPLSNAATLLDVEDGYNDAGLDPEASLDAFILPIFDNLDLLFPGKKTGPRDSRIIRELLFETFSAALTSAYDLLIFDLPAGLDEEENLAFLPHIDNLIVVTNPEPTAHVAAGAYIRAALAKAPDINLYVWHNRFSPPRGGGIVSRDVIGTYNRNMPAEERLDEKLKESIQGIAFVPEDPALDLLQGTPSAIMNIHRSLLSVVGQLIEERTELLVRPLPFSKGMRRLLSFYLSGSRQEKEEDFLAGFGEYVSGLLNSAFNRESGGTETFTEQERSVLAETFRMVRKDPSLVHMRRVRVLLEAKIEALEDETKLFSKGVHIDHDKNIDRETGLLLRSIQQSAAVKELRLNAGILLFYFALYKLLQSPTIVRLLNDFIPFREGSRGEPIRDRRSQITNLIHSSEEYNRRYFGLIKTIFPVVGKQIEAVTRAFGLHSLLLRDPESRKVRSDLYAKLLSNFIHDTLYSGLSVVVGFEYRSAAISFQEGADFLGEALLPSKQKSA
- a CDS encoding ABC transporter ATP-binding protein; translated protein: MNSSPVKHQSSLGTESIIRLSEVVKGFAGLDVIDGISLSLKRGEVLALLGPSGCGKSTLMHLVAGLDHPDSGEIVIGGELVNGETGRVGYMHQKDLLLPWKRVMANVTIPLRLKGMSKAEAERIAAPLFGPFGLEGFEEYYPSQLSGGMRQRAALMRTYLYRRDIMLLDEPFGALDAITRERLQDWLSGLISALNTTVLMVTHDIDEAILIADRVMVMSEKPSRILEEEEIPLPRPRSREMVMEDDFLRVKRRIYSILRSGGA
- a CDS encoding ABC transporter substrate-binding protein, whose protein sequence is MKRTLVVLFVAVSTLAAFAGGGGESSEKPEAVTVVLDWTINTNHTGLYVARDLGFFEEEGLDVSIEFPPETGAAGLVLSGKAEFAVSYQEEVTYARAAGNALKAVAAVIQHNTSGFASRSAEDIRRPRDFEGKAYGGWGSPIEEAMVRALVEGDGGDFSKVKIVPIGSMDFFAATAGDIDFVWIFRGWDGIAAELKGIDINYIPLATEAVLDYYTPVLIARDGLLQENPELVRAFISGAARGYRYAVENPEEAADILLEAAPELDRELVVASQRYLAGEYTAGAPCWGEMKLEVWERYAEWLKENGLLEGEFVPEAAFTNEFLPR
- a CDS encoding ABC transporter permease: MRRSASIVTNRIRDRLPSMAAGLLFILLWEAFCRLLGLAEYILPAPSAITAALVRQFDLMLPHIGVTLFTAMSGFILSLLVAAFFSLIMDLFPVLRRALYPYIVVSQTVPIIFIYPLFLIWFGFGLTAKVVVVVLVCFFPVAVSLIDGLQNTDPDLIDLFRGMRAKPLQIFLQVRLPGALPNLFSGLRIAATYSVMGAVIGEWLGAQTGMGVYMMRSYKTFNTPRVFAAILVVVIVSLMVFAAVSLAERFFLSWKYANLRSKS
- a CDS encoding thiamine-binding protein, which gives rise to MPAMHLSLQILPRVPDERLYPTVDKVIEMIRASGLPHIIGPMETTIEGEMDQLFDLVKEAHRICLAEGASRVGAVIKTDMKPGGLSFNEKIGKYRDQ
- a CDS encoding radical SAM protein codes for the protein MRISSLFSGGLISNYNCSAACRHCLYRSSPRRDASYIDPEFARSLLHRARSLGCRGMHIGGGEPFLRFRDLLDTVGVFRDAGMRLDYLETNASWFTDKASAIEKLSRLAAAGCDTVMVSICPFHIEFIPLYKPEGVIEACKSAGMNFFIWQEQYYRELSSLDHGRTHTREELEAAFGPDYLLRAAGRFGLTMNGRALESFKPFFRHSSAEEICAANPGACTEAGETSHFHMDLYGNYIPPGCVGFTIDHEDLGSELDPERYPLFLMMLSEGISALYEQARRDSGFIPDPEGYISKCDLCQEIRTWMSKMTFSGELGPAEFYSPAH
- a CDS encoding serine protease family protein — translated: MNNLNSKSRINRYRPLYVSILMLMVISCRHFPIRETTISPDALEEYRTNLLQWNSIASTDKDLNPVSPLPVEHYEVPIEALHTLNGLFFIGFSVVSDAEAAETGIEANHHQPGTAPRLKGVRRVFIIFDVPEKPEQEDPGIAGVLLDGNGWVLTVAHPFSNPSLANLPLYARIGEDSSWYSADHRMTARSSNLALVHFALKGKNLMAPAFAQAKQGSPAFIGYKGTEEKILIEKTEETLQLGDSLVFRANLVSRSIEHRDSLISGLPLVNQEGEILGLYYYQSLDGRFSGYAGWKELPGLIDSMIHLLHRELLSELRRTNS